The following coding sequences are from one Rhipicephalus microplus isolate Deutch F79 chromosome 3, USDA_Rmic, whole genome shotgun sequence window:
- the LOC142803623 gene encoding uncharacterized protein LOC142803623 has translation MTAEAALQGPAVEALKSGSHTLRCPDKQGGSSLVADERISADFVLPEKTLTSRSAVTKGTCVTGRSQDCSGSTVRGTEQASQDPPEDVSANSSTSECPRKNVRSCVPATMSPSMKYKQTIKHLQAKVAAQRKTIKRLRRQPHQTNHSFVAYIVLVTRYEE, from the exons atgactgcagaagctgcactgcaag gacctgcggtagaggctttaaaaagcggctcccacacattgaggtgccccgataaacagg gtggcagctcccttgtagctgatgaaagaatttctgctgacttcgtcttgccggagaaaaccttaaccagtcgttcagctgtcacaaaaggaacttgtgtgaccg gccgctcgcaagattgttccggcagcactgtccgaggcactgaacaagcttcacaagaccctccagaagatgtctccgccaacagctccacgtctgagtgccctagaaaaaatg tgcgttcctgtgtgccagcgacaatgtctccatcaatgaagtacaagcaaaccattaaacatctgcaagccaaagtagcagcacagcggaaaactatcaaaagactgcggagacagcctcaccaaactaaccactcattcgttgcatacattgttttggttacccgctatgaggagtag